A region from the Cucumis sativus cultivar 9930 unplaced genomic scaffold, Cucumber_9930_V3 scaffold92, whole genome shotgun sequence genome encodes:
- the LOC101215830 gene encoding uncharacterized protein LOC101215830, whose product MVNRVWSFHSSVNLFWLCIFFFYLIGHGFPMVIESAEDETPVSDLLSRDHWREIAGYGEERLSTVLVTGSVLCEACLHGDEPQVHAWPIKGAMVGVNCHNTGKNSKSSDWVHGVTDEFGDFVIDIPSHLHATRSFENVCSIKILRTPKNTHCRPAHLAGRKPLQLSSFGGGIRTYTSGVLRLQHQTSRPLQACRNEGRGGRQTSW is encoded by the exons ATGGTGAACAGAGTTTGGAGCTTCCACAGTTCTGTCAACCTGTTTTGGCTTtgcatcttcttcttctaccttATTGGCCATGGATTTCCGATGGTAATCGAATCTGCTGAAGACGAGACCCCAGTATCCGATCTTTTGAGTCGAGACCATTGGAGGGAGATAGCTGGATATGGTGAGGAGAGATTGTCCACTGTTTTGGTCACAGGCTCTGTTCTTTGTGAAGCTTGTTTGCATGGTGATGAACCTCAAGTTCATGCATGGCCTATTAAAG GTGCTATGGTGGGTGTGAATTGCCACAACACTGGAAAAAACAGCAAATCTTCTGATTGGGTACATGGAGTCACGGATGAATTTGGGGACTTTGTTATTGATATTCCATCCCATCTTCATGCAACCCGAAGCTTCGAAAATGTCTGTTCCATCAAGATTCTTCGAACACCGAAGAACACACACTGCCGACCTGCTCATTTAGCTGGAAGAAAGCCGCTGCAATTGTCATCATTTGGTGGTGGCATCCGTACATATACTTCTGGTGTCCTCAGGCTGCAGCACCAAACATCCAGACCCCTGCAAGCTTGTAGAAATGAGGGGAGGGGTGGCCGTCAGACCTCATGGTAG
- the LOC101217191 gene encoding uncharacterized protein LOC101217191 gives MAKVMKPSSRYTSYDIRSSTSSHFSDPSSSSDFNIKSPLPPNSSSSRALVKTKPSDLARAKVKPSDQNLTAMVKKFMEKRSGSKPKTLKHAAGLVISSDLIAEDLKKTARKGTNFGGLHKKLFGKGTVEKKEVKEVKALTEVKGNTRTLAMVLRSERELLSLNKDQELEITELKLVLEEKYREIEKLKDLCLKQREEIKSLKNAVLFPDVMNSQLQNMLEKQDSELKQAKQIIPTLQKQVTTLTGQLYSLAEDLAEVKADKYSGKSWLQGSISPHTPTYDHEDASNSLEFSVCDPTSPGSPDDFLLKDVNPCLTPYYATKSKEFEAMGYDSPRDEILPQNRMESGFKSCSRKLSKSSDCKQISNKANTTKTGRQSDEAKYTYGKPMRKFY, from the exons ATGGCGAAGGTCATGAAGCCCTCTTCTCGCTACACTTCCTACGATATCCGATCTTCTACTTCCTCCCATTTCTCCgacccttcttcttcctctgaCTTCAACATCAAGTCTCCTCTCCCTCCTAATTCCTCTTCTTCGCGCGCCCTTGTTAAAACCAAGCCTTCTGATCTGGCTAGGGCTAAGGTGAAGCCCTCGGATCAGAATTTGACGGCGATGGTGAAGAAATTTATGGAGAAGCGATCTGGTTCGAAGCCGAAGACACTGAAGCATGCAGCTGGGTTGGTGATTTCTTCCGATTTGATTGCGGAGGATTTGAAGAAGACGGCGAGGAAAGGGACGAACTTTGGTGGCTTGCATAAGAAGCTGTTTGGGAAGGGAACGGTGGAGAAGAAGGAGGTGAAGGAGGTGAAGGCGTTGACGGAGGTGAAAGGGAATACGAGGACGTTGGCGATGGTGCTGAGGAGTGAAAGAGAGCTTTTGAGTTTGAATAAGGACCAAGAGTTGGAGATCACTGAGCTCAAATTAGTTCTGGAGGAGAAGTACAGAGAG ATTGAGAAGTTGAAGGATTTGTGTTTGAagcaaagagaagaaataaagtcACTGAAGAATGCAGTGTTATTTCCTGATGTTATGAACTCTCAGCTTCAAAATATGCTTGAAAAGCAGGACTCAGAATTGAAGCAAGCCAAACAAATCATCCCCACTCTACAAAAGCAGGTCACCACTCTCACTGGCCAGCTTTATTCCCTTGCCGAGGACCTTGCTGAG GTGAAGGCAGATAAATATTCAGGAAAGTCTTGGTTACAAGGTAGTATCTCTCCTCACACACCAACATATGATCACGAAGATGCTTCTAACTCATTG GAATTCAGTGTATGTGATCCAACATCCCCTGGCAGTCCAGATGATTTTTTGCTGAAGGATGTAAATCCCTGTTTAACGCCCTATTATGCAACTAAATCTAAG GAGTTTGAGGCAATGGGATATGATTCTCCTCGAGATGAAATTCTACCCCAGAACAGAATGGAATCAGGCTTTAAATCTTGTTCTAGGAAGTTGTCCAAAAGTTCTGATTGCAAACAGATTTCCAACAAAGCAAACACAACAAAGACAGGCCGACAATCCGACGAGGCCAAATACACGTATGGAAAGCCAATGCGTAAATTTTACTGa
- the LOC116406364 gene encoding trihelix transcription factor GTL1-like, giving the protein MKHFLMLVCSTSDGGDAVFSSKKHLSHKRKRTRRSLEHFVEKLVMKVMDKQEEMHRQLIDMIEKKENERTVREEAWKQREIERIKRDEELRAQETSRSLAIISLIQNLLGHEIQISRPAENQCAEDDGGESSIQKELKCDPSGRRWPQAEVQSLISLRTSLEHKFRATGSKGSIWEEISIEMQKMGYKRSAKKCKEKWENMNKYFKRTVVTGKASIANGKTCPYFQELDILYRNGVVNTGAVFDSTNTENNSNAERSIDPFHEDAFVEGEREHIKQEEALDMVQF; this is encoded by the exons ATGAAGCATTTTCTGATGCTTGTATG CTCAACTTCAGATGGTGGTGATGCTGTTTTTAGCAGCAAAAAGCATTTAAGCCATAAGAGAAAGAGAACAAGAAGGTCACTCGAGCATTTTGTGGAAAAATTGGTAATGAAGGTAATGGATAAGCAGGAGGAGATGCATAGGCAGTTAATAGATATGATAGAAAAGAAGGAGAACGAGAGAACAGTAAGAGAAGAAGCTTGGAAGCAGAGAGAGattgaaagaattaaaaggGATGAGGAGTTAAGAGCCCAAGAAACCTCTCGCAGTTTAGCAATTATTTCCTTGATCCAAAATTTGCTGGGCCATGAAATTCAAATCTCCCGACCAGCAGAAAACCAATGTGCAGAAGATGATGGAGGTGAAAGCAGCATCCAGAAGGAGCTAAAATGTGATCCAAGTGGAAGGAGATGGCCTCAGGCCGAAGTACAATCTTTGATATCACTTCGAACGTCACTGGAACATAAATTCCGTGCTACAGGCTCAAAAGGATCGATATGGGAGGAGATATCAATTGAGATGCAGAAGATGGGTTACAAGCGTTCAGCAAAGAAGTGcaaagaaaaatgggaaaatatgaacaaatatttcaaaaggaCCGTTGTAACTGGGAAGGCTAGTATTGCAAATGGTAAGACATGTCCATATTTTCAAGAATTAGATATTCTTTATAGAAATGGAGTGGTAAATACTGGAGCTGTCTTTGATAGTACAAATACTGAAAATAATTCCAATGCCGAAAGAAGTATAGATCCTTTTCATGAAGATGCTTTTGTAGAAGGTGAAAGAGAGCATATAAAACAGGAGGAGGCATTGGACATGGTACAATTCTAA
- the LOC116406365 gene encoding agamous-like MADS-box protein AGL62 produces the protein MKKSSGRRKIEIKRLDKNTTRQVTFSKRRVGLFNKAAELSLLCGAEIAILLFSSRGKVYTFGHPNVDALLDRFLTGNFLPPKPAEAYLPLPELNLDLCKAEAEFEIEKKRAVERLRNSERFWWDEALERMRMDELKSFRSSLLQLRANVAGRLEKIRAMRMEDPPVTPSWSIVLGGENQCAASFHVVKISRLRWIGKRRFGVRFYICIFHML, from the coding sequence ATGAAGAAATCTTCAGGGCGTCGAAAGATTGAGATCAAAAGGCTTGACAAGAACACTACACGCCAGGTTACTTTCTCAAAACGTCGCGTCGGACTTTTCAACAAGGCAGCCGAGCTTTCCCTTCTCTGCGGCGCTGAGATCGCCATACTCCTCTTCTCCTCCCGCGGAAAAGTCTATACATTCGGCCATCCCAACGTCGACGCTCTCCTCGACCGCTTTCTCACTGGAAACTTTCTTCCGCCCAAGCCGGCGGAGGCGTATCTCCCTCTCCCGGAGTTGAATCTTGATCTCTGCAAAGCGGAAGCCGAATTTGAAATCGAGAAGAAGCGCGCGGTGGAGAGATTGAGGAATAGCGAGCGATTTTGGTGGGATGAGGCGCTGGAACGTATGAGAATGGATGAGTTGAAGTCATTCCGTTCTTCACTGCTCCAACTGAGAGCAAATGTGGCGGGGAGATTGGAGAAAATTCGGGCGATGAGAATGGAAGATCCTCCGGTAACTCCATCGTGGTCGATCGTTCTTGGTGGAGAAAATCAATGTGCGGCGTCGTTTCACGTGGTGAAAATCAGTCGTTTGCGATGGATTGGGAAGAGGAGATTTGGGGTTAggttttatatatgtatatttcatATGTTATGA